A single genomic interval of Pseudochaenichthys georgianus chromosome 3, fPseGeo1.2, whole genome shotgun sequence harbors:
- the LOC117467445 gene encoding calretinin-like, with protein MATQAQKPPHLHLAEITAAQFIDIWKHFDADGNGFIEGKELENFFKELETARRGAGVDPTNAGFKEKMKEFMAKFDQNEDGRIEMSELAQLLPTEENFLLCFREFVGSSSEFMAAWRRYDTDRSGYIESNELKGFLSDLLKKANRNYDDKKLNEYTQTILRMFDLNGDGKLGLSEMARLLPVQENFLMKFEGIRLKVKEFDSLFTFYDKDGNGYIDEQELDGLLKDLCDKNKMDVDPSKGLVDYKRSIMALSDGGKLYRTELEILLCQDSPL; from the exons ATGGCAACTCAAGCCCAGAAGCCCCCCCACCTGCACCTGGCGGAGATCACAGCCGCGCAGTTCATCGACATCTGGAAACACTTTGACGCAGACG GAAACGGCTTCATCGAAGGCAAGGAGCTGGAGAACTTCTTCAAAGAGCTGGAGACTGCGAGGCGAGGAGCCGGCGTG GATCCTACAAATGCTGGGTTCAAAGAAAAGATGAAGGAGTTCATGGCTAAATTTGACCAGAACGAGGATGGGAGAATTGAGATGTCAGAG TTGGCTCAGCTTCTGCCCACAGAGGAAAACTTCCTGCTCTGTTTCAGAGAGTTTGTGGGATCCAGCTCTGAGTTCATGGCT GCCTGGCGGAGGTATGACACCGACCGAAGTGGATACATCGAGTCCAATGAGCTGAAG GGCTTCCTGTCAGACCTGCTGAAGAAGGCTAACAGAAACTACGATGACAAGAAGCTCAACGAATACACACAGACAATT CTGAGGATGTTTGATCTTAATGGTGATGGTAAACTGGGCCTTTCTGAGATGGCGAG GCTCTTGCCAGTCCAGGAGAATTTCCTAATGAAGTTTGAG GGTATCAGGCTCAAAGTTAAGGAATTCGACTCCCTCTTCACCTTCTATGATAAG GATGGTAATGGGTATATTGACGAGCAGGAGTTGGATGGTCTGCTGAAGGACCTTTGTGACAAGAACAAAATG GACGTGGACCCTTCAAAAGGACTCGTGGACTACAAGAGGAGCATCATGGCCTTGTCTGATGGAGGGAAGCTGTACCGCACTGAGCTGGAGATCCTCCTCTGCCAGGACTCCCCACTGtga